The following are encoded in a window of Panthera leo isolate Ple1 chromosome B2, P.leo_Ple1_pat1.1, whole genome shotgun sequence genomic DNA:
- the BAG2 gene encoding BAG family molecular chaperone regulator 2 isoform X2 — protein sequence MFFNLPFSYYSFLRAAAVYWVEALREAATAVEQEKEILLEMIHSIQNSQDMRQISDGEREELNLTANRLMGRTLTVEVSVETIRNPQQQESLKHATRIIDEVVSKFLDDLGNAKSHLMSLYSACSSEVPSGPVDQKFQSIVIGCALEDQKKIKRRLETLLRNIENSDKAIKLLEHSKGAGSKTLQQNAEGKFN from the exons GGTGGAGGCTTTGAGAGAAGCGGCAACTGCTGtggagcaagagaaagaaatcctcCTGGAGATGATCCACAGCATCCAGAATAGCCAGGACATGAGGCAGATCAGCGATG gagaaagagaagaattaaaTCTGACAGCAAACCGTTTGATGGGAAGAACGCTCACCGTTGAAGTTTCAGTAGAAACTATTAGAAATCCCCAGCAGCAAGAATCCTTAAAGCATGCCACCAGGATTATTGATGAGGTGGTCAGTAAGTTTCTGGATGATTTGGGAAACGCCAAGAGTCACTTGATGTCACTGTACAGTGCTTGTTCATCTGAGGTGCCATCTGGGCCTGTTGACCAGAAGTTTCAGTCCATAGTGATTGGCTGTGCTCTTGAAGAtcagaagaaaattaagagaagaTTAGAGACTCTGCTTAGAAATATTGAAAACTCTGACAAGGCCATCAAGCTGTTAGAGCATTCTAAAGGAGCTGGTTCCAAAACTCTGCAACAAAATGCTGAAGGCAAATTTAATTAG